Proteins from one Corynebacterium epidermidicanis genomic window:
- a CDS encoding 16S rRNA (uracil(1498)-N(3))-methyltransferase translates to MSLPVFLADLDAYLAGDTPVLPEIGAQFVLDGAEGKHAATVKRLQVGEVLILIDGCGAGVEARVEGVDKAALALQVLARHEFPRPAVTVVQALPKAERSELAVDLMTQGGVGTIVPWQASRSIAKWANKAEKGRAKWRSAAVAAAKQSRRLSVPEIGQLAQSSADVVELIQQCRMAGGTAVMLHEEASVPFASVALAEPLLIIVGPEGGLAPEEVEEFRAAGAAATVLGPEVLRTASAGLVALAAYGALRRW, encoded by the coding sequence ATGAGTCTGCCCGTCTTCCTCGCTGATTTGGATGCCTACCTCGCCGGCGATACCCCGGTTTTGCCCGAGATCGGCGCGCAGTTCGTACTCGACGGAGCAGAAGGCAAGCATGCCGCGACCGTGAAACGACTGCAGGTCGGTGAAGTGCTCATTCTTATCGACGGCTGCGGGGCAGGTGTCGAGGCGCGAGTCGAAGGCGTCGATAAGGCTGCGTTGGCGCTGCAGGTGCTGGCCAGGCATGAGTTCCCGCGCCCCGCGGTGACCGTCGTGCAGGCGTTGCCGAAGGCGGAGCGCTCCGAGTTGGCAGTGGACCTCATGACCCAGGGCGGGGTGGGGACGATTGTGCCGTGGCAGGCGTCGCGCAGTATCGCTAAGTGGGCCAACAAGGCGGAGAAGGGGAGGGCTAAGTGGCGTTCGGCGGCGGTTGCGGCGGCCAAGCAATCGCGCCGGCTGTCGGTTCCGGAGATCGGGCAGCTCGCACAGAGTAGCGCTGATGTCGTGGAATTGATCCAGCAGTGTCGCATGGCAGGTGGCACCGCGGTGATGCTCCACGAGGAGGCGTCGGTGCCCTTTGCCAGCGTCGCACTGGCTGAACCGTTGCTCATCATCGTTGGCCCCGAAGGGGGATTGGCTCCGGAGGAAGTCGAAGAGTTTCGGGCTGCGGGGGCAGCGGCTACCGTGCTAGGGCCTGAGGTTCTTCGTACCGCGAGCGCCGGATTGGTGGCACTTGCCGCCTATGGTGCGCTCCGGCGCTGGTAA
- the dnaJ gene encoding molecular chaperone DnaJ, with amino-acid sequence MARDYYGILGLDRDATDQEIKKAYRRLARKYHPDVNDTEEAAEKFREISLANEVLLDPQKRRIVDAGGDPMEGPAAGGGFGGGFGGGGFGDIFEAFFGGAAGGSRGPRSRVQPGNDALLRTQITLEEAFSGVAKEITVDTAILCDRCEGTGSNSKSKPVTCNNCHGSGEIQEVQRSFLGNVMTSRPCHVCQGTGEVIQDPCDKCGGDGRVKSRKHMTVSVPAGINDGMRIRMAGRGEVGRGGGPAGDLYVEISVAPHPVFTRNGDDLHVSVEVPMVDAALGSSLDIEGLDGNKVTITVPAGSQPAEQVRVEGAGMPVLRGDQVGNLYAHLDVKIPTELDKRSRDMLEKLRDHRDDETKLFSEAGSESVFSRLRNRFRI; translated from the coding sequence GTGGCACGCGATTATTATGGCATTCTTGGATTGGATAGGGACGCCACCGACCAGGAGATCAAGAAAGCTTACCGACGCCTCGCCAGGAAGTACCACCCGGACGTCAACGACACCGAGGAAGCCGCGGAGAAATTCCGCGAAATCTCCCTCGCCAATGAAGTGCTGTTGGATCCGCAGAAGCGCCGCATCGTGGATGCTGGTGGCGACCCAATGGAAGGCCCGGCGGCTGGCGGTGGCTTCGGCGGTGGCTTCGGCGGTGGCGGTTTCGGAGACATCTTTGAAGCCTTCTTTGGTGGTGCCGCTGGGGGCAGTCGCGGTCCGCGCTCGCGTGTCCAACCGGGCAACGATGCGCTGTTGCGTACCCAAATCACCCTGGAAGAGGCATTTTCCGGTGTGGCAAAGGAGATCACGGTAGACACCGCAATCCTGTGTGACCGCTGCGAAGGTACAGGTTCCAATTCCAAGTCAAAGCCGGTCACCTGTAACAATTGCCACGGTTCGGGTGAAATCCAGGAAGTCCAGCGTTCGTTCCTGGGCAATGTGATGACCTCGCGGCCATGTCACGTGTGCCAAGGCACAGGCGAGGTTATCCAGGATCCGTGTGACAAGTGTGGTGGCGACGGCCGAGTGAAGTCCCGCAAGCATATGACGGTATCCGTACCAGCAGGAATTAACGACGGCATGCGAATCCGCATGGCAGGACGTGGCGAAGTCGGCCGTGGCGGCGGCCCAGCCGGCGACCTGTACGTGGAGATCTCTGTGGCACCGCACCCAGTGTTCACTCGCAATGGTGATGACCTGCACGTTTCGGTGGAGGTTCCCATGGTTGATGCCGCTCTGGGAAGCTCTCTCGACATCGAGGGGCTTGACGGCAACAAGGTCACCATCACCGTGCCGGCTGGTTCCCAGCCTGCCGAACAGGTGCGCGTCGAGGGCGCGGGTATGCCGGTGCTGCGAGGTGATCAGGTAGGTAATCTCTATGCTCACCTTGATGTCAAGATCCCTACCGAGCTCGATAAGCGTTCCCGAGACATGCTGGAAAAGCTGCGGGATCACCGGGATGACGAAACCAAACTATTCTCCGAAGCCGGTTCGGAATCCGTCTTCTCCCGACTACGAAACCGTTTTCGCATATGA
- the hrcA gene encoding heat-inducible transcriptional repressor HrcA, translating into MASSTEKRRRQVLGAIVADYIASQEPVGSKALVERHQLGVSSATVRNDMAVLEAEGYIAQQHASSGRIPTEKGYRLFVDSIHEIKPMSLPERRAILNFLEGGVDMEDVLRRSVQLLSQLTRQAAVVQLPTLKVSRVKHCEVVALTPSRLLLVLITDVGRVEQRNVELDEAIDDVSTLRNLLNQAMGGKTMPEASVALADLAESAPRDLRNIVIRCATVLIETLVEAPSDRLILAGASNLTRINTSLLDALEEQVTVLRLLSHVQEGEVNVTIGSEIQEKDLHSTSIVSTGYGDEEATFGALGVIGPTFMDYTGTISKVSAVAQYVSRVLGGR; encoded by the coding sequence ATGGCATCGTCAACTGAGAAGCGACGTCGGCAGGTTTTGGGCGCCATCGTCGCTGACTACATAGCGTCTCAGGAGCCCGTCGGCTCGAAGGCGTTGGTAGAGCGACACCAATTGGGTGTTTCGAGTGCCACCGTGCGCAACGACATGGCCGTGCTGGAGGCCGAGGGGTACATCGCTCAACAACATGCCAGCTCGGGCCGCATTCCTACTGAAAAGGGCTATCGGCTGTTCGTGGATTCGATTCACGAGATCAAGCCAATGTCTTTGCCCGAGCGGCGTGCCATTCTGAACTTCCTCGAGGGCGGGGTGGACATGGAGGATGTGCTGCGGCGCAGCGTGCAGCTGCTTTCACAGCTCACCCGCCAGGCCGCCGTGGTTCAGCTACCGACCTTGAAGGTCTCGCGGGTCAAGCACTGCGAAGTGGTTGCGCTGACCCCGTCTCGGCTGCTCCTGGTCCTCATCACTGACGTGGGGCGCGTAGAGCAGCGCAACGTGGAGCTCGATGAGGCTATCGATGACGTGAGCACCCTGCGCAACCTGCTTAATCAGGCGATGGGCGGGAAGACCATGCCAGAGGCATCGGTTGCGCTGGCTGATCTGGCGGAGTCCGCGCCGCGAGACCTGCGCAACATCGTGATCCGCTGTGCGACCGTATTGATCGAAACCTTGGTAGAGGCGCCTTCTGACCGCCTGATTTTGGCGGGGGCATCGAATCTCACCCGGATCAACACTTCGCTACTCGACGCTCTCGAAGAGCAAGTGACGGTATTGCGCCTGCTCAGCCACGTGCAAGAGGGTGAGGTCAACGTCACGATCGGCTCCGAAATCCAGGAAAAGGACCTGCATAGCACCTCCATCGTGTCCACCGGCTACGGTGATGAGGAAGCTACATTTGGAGCTTTGGGGGTCATTGGGCCAACATTTATGGATTACACCGGAACTATTTCGAAGGTGTCCGCCGTTGCACAATATGTCAGTCGAGTTCTCGGCGGGCGCTAA
- the hemW gene encoding radical SAM family heme chaperone HemW, which translates to MTYGLYIHVPFCASRCGYCDFNTYTPGEAGMSPETYLESLFRELELAEKRPLDTIFFGGGTPSMLGARGLTQILDVVRDNFDLNGPEITTESNPESTSPEFFAGLKEAGFTRISLGMQSAASHVLRILERTHTPGRAVAAAREAKAAGFEHVNLDMIYGTPSETDDDVRRTLDAVLSADVDHVSAYSLIVEDGTRMARKVARGELPAPDEDVLADRYQIIDEALSAHGFSWYEVSNWAKPGGECQHNLGYWRDGDWWGAGPGAHSHLGDKRFYNVKHPRRYAELLRTGLPIAETEELTAEDRHVEKLMLGLRLREGIEAHHITAWEAARRHEAAGLLQISDRVALTDEGRLLADGIIADILAEE; encoded by the coding sequence GTGACGTACGGCCTGTACATTCACGTCCCCTTTTGTGCTTCTCGGTGCGGATACTGCGATTTCAACACATATACGCCCGGCGAGGCAGGCATGTCTCCGGAGACGTATCTTGAATCCTTGTTTCGGGAACTGGAGCTGGCGGAAAAGCGACCACTCGACACCATTTTCTTTGGGGGTGGGACCCCGTCAATGCTGGGGGCGAGAGGGCTGACTCAGATTCTCGATGTGGTTCGTGACAACTTCGACCTCAACGGCCCGGAAATCACCACCGAATCCAACCCGGAATCCACCTCTCCGGAATTCTTTGCCGGTTTGAAAGAAGCAGGCTTTACCCGGATCTCCTTGGGCATGCAAAGTGCAGCGTCGCATGTGCTGCGCATTTTGGAGCGGACGCACACCCCGGGCAGGGCGGTGGCAGCAGCCCGCGAAGCGAAGGCCGCTGGATTTGAGCACGTCAACTTGGACATGATCTATGGCACGCCCTCAGAAACCGATGACGATGTCCGTCGCACCCTCGACGCGGTGTTATCTGCTGACGTAGACCACGTTTCGGCGTATTCGCTCATCGTTGAGGACGGTACTCGCATGGCTCGCAAGGTCGCCCGAGGGGAACTTCCTGCTCCTGACGAAGACGTCTTGGCGGATCGCTACCAGATCATCGATGAGGCACTTTCTGCCCACGGATTTAGCTGGTATGAAGTTTCCAATTGGGCGAAGCCAGGCGGTGAGTGCCAGCATAACCTCGGTTATTGGCGGGATGGGGACTGGTGGGGAGCTGGCCCAGGGGCGCATTCGCACTTGGGCGATAAGCGGTTCTATAACGTGAAGCATCCACGTCGCTACGCGGAATTGTTGCGCACCGGCCTGCCTATTGCTGAGACTGAGGAGCTCACAGCAGAGGATCGGCACGTCGAAAAGCTGATGCTTGGTTTGCGGTTGCGGGAGGGAATTGAGGCGCACCACATCACTGCTTGGGAGGCGGCGCGTCGACACGAGGCTGCGGGGCTGCTGCAGATTTCCGATCGGGTGGCGCTCACTGACGAAGGAAGGCTGCTCGCAGACGGTATTATTGCCGATATCCTAGCTGAGGAGTGA